A region from the Janthinobacterium agaricidamnosum genome encodes:
- a CDS encoding ABC transporter substrate-binding protein codes for MKLKFKITQLAALTTLAFAGSAFATDVEVLHYWTSGGEAKSVGQLQQIVKESGFGWKDFAVAGGAGENAATALKTRVISGNPPTAAQIKGPSIQEWGAEGVLANIDDAAIPGKWDAVLPKVVADIMKYKGHYVAAPVNVHRVNWMWVNPEVLKKAGVATTPTTWDAFFDAAEKIKKSGGIAIAHGGQPWQDATVFESVALGVGGTEFYKKAILKLDQKELTGPTMLKVFDTLGKVKTYIDKDAAGRDWNLATAMVINNKAGFQFMGDWAKGEFTAAGKVPGKDYLCVAAPGTDKAYTFNIDSFAMFTQKDANAKKGQIALANAIMNPKFQSIFNLNKGSIPVRSGVSKDKFDACALKSMEDMDATNKTGGLVPSFAHGMALPSATQGAVTDVIAKFMNTNMSSKDAVAALAKAAKVK; via the coding sequence ATGAAACTGAAATTCAAGATTACCCAACTGGCCGCATTGACCACCCTGGCATTTGCCGGCAGCGCGTTTGCGACCGACGTGGAAGTGTTGCACTACTGGACCTCCGGCGGCGAAGCGAAGTCCGTGGGCCAGTTGCAGCAAATCGTGAAGGAAAGCGGCTTCGGCTGGAAAGATTTCGCCGTGGCTGGCGGCGCTGGCGAAAACGCCGCGACCGCGCTGAAAACCCGCGTCATTTCCGGCAACCCGCCGACGGCTGCGCAGATCAAGGGCCCATCGATCCAGGAGTGGGGCGCCGAAGGCGTGCTGGCCAATATCGATGATGCCGCCATTCCAGGCAAATGGGATGCCGTGCTGCCGAAAGTCGTCGCCGATATCATGAAATACAAGGGCCACTACGTTGCCGCTCCCGTCAACGTCCACCGTGTCAACTGGATGTGGGTCAATCCGGAAGTGCTGAAAAAAGCCGGCGTGGCCACCACCCCGACCACCTGGGATGCGTTCTTCGACGCGGCCGAGAAGATCAAGAAATCGGGCGGCATCGCGATCGCCCACGGCGGCCAGCCTTGGCAGGACGCCACCGTGTTTGAATCCGTCGCGCTGGGCGTGGGCGGCACGGAGTTCTACAAGAAAGCCATCCTCAAGCTGGATCAGAAGGAATTGACCGGTCCGACCATGCTCAAGGTGTTCGACACCCTGGGCAAGGTGAAGACCTACATCGACAAGGATGCGGCTGGCCGCGACTGGAACCTGGCGACCGCCATGGTCATCAACAACAAGGCCGGCTTCCAGTTCATGGGCGACTGGGCCAAGGGCGAGTTCACGGCCGCCGGCAAGGTGCCGGGCAAGGACTACCTGTGCGTGGCAGCGCCTGGCACGGACAAGGCCTACACCTTCAACATCGATTCGTTTGCCATGTTCACGCAAAAAGATGCGAATGCGAAGAAAGGGCAGATCGCCCTGGCCAATGCCATCATGAATCCGAAGTTCCAGTCGATTTTCAACCTGAACAAGGGTTCCATCCCCGTGCGTTCCGGCGTATCGAAGGACAAGTTTGACGCTTGCGCCCTGAAATCGATGGAAGACATGGACGCCACCAACAAGACCGGCGGCCTGGTGCCATCGTTCGCCCACGGCATGGCGCTGCCATCGGCCACGCAAGGCGCCGTGACCGACGTCATCGCCAAGTTCATGAACACCAACATGAGCTCGAAAGACGCGGTCGCAGCGCTGGCCAAAGCGGCAAAAGTGAAGTAA
- a CDS encoding carbohydrate ABC transporter permease has protein sequence MSIRKQFDRWIPQMVLGPTLIASLVFVYGFIFLTGWLSLTESRLMPNYEFAGLVQYYELFDNERWWTSLKNLGIFGVLFIGCSIAIGLFLAILLDQKIRAEGALRAIYLYPMALSFIVTGTAWKWMLNPSLGLEKVMHDWGWTSFTFDWLVNSDMAIYTVVIAGVWQSSGFVMALFLAGLRGIDDEIIKAAQVDGASLPTIYWRIVIPAMRPVFFSVLLILAHIAIKSFDLVIALTAGGPGNSSSVPAIFMYQFSFTRGQLGLGSASAMMMLATIVAVLVPLMYLETRSAKAMR, from the coding sequence ATGTCCATACGCAAGCAATTCGACCGATGGATACCGCAGATGGTGCTGGGCCCCACGCTCATCGCCAGCTTGGTATTCGTCTATGGTTTTATCTTTTTGACCGGTTGGCTGTCGCTGACCGAATCGCGGCTGATGCCGAACTACGAGTTCGCCGGCCTGGTGCAATATTACGAGCTGTTCGACAACGAGCGCTGGTGGACCTCGCTCAAGAACCTCGGCATCTTCGGTGTCCTGTTCATCGGTTGCAGCATCGCCATCGGCCTGTTCCTGGCCATCCTGCTGGACCAGAAAATCCGCGCCGAAGGCGCGCTGCGCGCCATCTATCTGTATCCGATGGCGCTGTCCTTCATCGTCACCGGCACGGCCTGGAAATGGATGCTCAATCCCAGCCTGGGCCTGGAAAAGGTCATGCACGACTGGGGCTGGACCTCGTTCACCTTCGACTGGCTGGTGAACTCCGACATGGCCATCTACACGGTGGTGATCGCCGGCGTATGGCAGTCGTCGGGCTTTGTCATGGCCCTGTTCCTGGCCGGCCTGCGCGGCATCGACGATGAAATCATCAAGGCGGCGCAAGTCGACGGCGCGTCCCTGCCGACGATCTACTGGCGCATCGTGATTCCCGCCATGCGTCCCGTGTTCTTCAGCGTGCTGCTGATCCTCGCGCATATCGCCATCAAGAGCTTCGACCTGGTCATCGCATTGACGGCTGGCGGACCTGGCAATTCGTCGTCCGTGCCGGCCATCTTCATGTACCAGTTTTCCTTCACCCGCGGCCAGCTGGGCCTGGGCTCGGCATCGGCAATGATGATGCTGGCCACCATCGTGGCCGTGCTCGTGCCGCTGATGTACCTGGAAACGCGCAGCGCAAAGGCGATGAGATGA
- a CDS encoding carbohydrate ABC transporter permease, which produces MTPTRNNRLTLGRVVVYLLLILFAVYYIVPLYVTLSTSFKSLDEIRSGNLLALPHVWQFDSWAKAWSSACTGVTCDGMQPFFWNSIKMVIPAVLISTFLGAFNGYVFAHWRFRGSEILFAALLVGCFIPFQVVILPMARLLGEFGLANTTTGLVFVHVVYGTAFTTLFFRNYYIGVPEELIKAARIDGAGFFLIFRKIVLPISGPIFVVCIIWQFTQIWNDFLFGIVFASGDSQPITVGLNNLVNTSTGVKEYNVNMAAAVIAALPTLLVYLVAGRYFVRGLTAGAVKG; this is translated from the coding sequence ATGACACCTACCCGCAATAATCGACTCACCCTCGGACGGGTGGTGGTATACCTGCTGCTGATTTTGTTCGCGGTGTACTACATCGTGCCTCTGTACGTGACCCTGTCGACATCGTTCAAGTCGCTCGACGAGATCCGCAGCGGCAACCTGCTGGCCTTGCCGCACGTGTGGCAGTTCGATTCCTGGGCCAAGGCCTGGTCGTCGGCCTGCACAGGCGTCACCTGCGACGGCATGCAGCCGTTCTTCTGGAACTCGATCAAGATGGTGATTCCCGCCGTGCTGATCTCGACCTTCCTGGGCGCCTTCAACGGCTATGTGTTCGCGCACTGGCGCTTCCGCGGTTCGGAAATACTGTTCGCCGCCTTGCTGGTGGGCTGCTTCATCCCGTTCCAGGTCGTGATCCTGCCGATGGCGCGTCTGCTGGGTGAATTCGGCCTGGCCAATACCACCACGGGTCTCGTCTTCGTCCACGTGGTGTATGGCACGGCCTTCACGACCCTGTTCTTCCGCAACTATTACATCGGCGTGCCGGAAGAACTGATCAAGGCGGCGCGGATCGACGGCGCCGGCTTCTTCCTGATCTTCCGCAAGATCGTGCTGCCGATTTCGGGTCCGATTTTCGTCGTCTGCATCATCTGGCAATTCACGCAGATCTGGAACGACTTCCTGTTCGGCATCGTCTTCGCCAGCGGCGATTCGCAGCCGATCACGGTGGGCTTGAACAACCTGGTCAACACGTCCACGGGCGTGAAGGAATACAACGTCAACATGGCCGCCGCGGTGATTGCCGCGCTGCCGACCCTGCTGGTCTATCTGGTCGCAGGCCGTTATTTTGTGCGCGGTCTGACCGCAGGCGCAGTCAAAGGTTAA
- a CDS encoding ABC transporter ATP-binding protein, with translation MSSLSIRSIRKVYTNGVEVLKGIDIEIKDGQFLILVGGSGSGKSTLLNMVAGLESVTSGEILIDGKVVNDLPPKDRDIAMVFQSYALYPSMTVRENIAFGLNVKKVPKAEQEEIVSRVAETLQITHLLDRRPAQLSGGQRQRVAMGRAISRKPSLFLFDEPLSNLDAKLRVEMRAEIKLLHQRLKATIVYVTHDQIEAMTMGDLIAVMKDGVVQQLGTPQEIYDNPANLFVAGFIGSPSMNFITVKPVIEGNDVFVAIENAGKSMRLALPFAADKLRSYAGRDVILGVRPEQITDMSSAHGDVGQELGCLIDLVEPTGPDTLLTTRLNGAAVTCRTHPREAVLPGQTMQLSFNLSKAALFDPANGERIA, from the coding sequence ATGTCCAGTTTATCGATACGCAGCATCCGCAAGGTGTACACGAATGGCGTCGAAGTCCTGAAAGGCATCGACATCGAGATCAAGGATGGCCAGTTCCTGATCCTCGTCGGCGGCTCCGGCTCCGGCAAGTCGACCCTGCTCAACATGGTGGCCGGCCTGGAAAGCGTCACCTCGGGCGAAATCCTCATCGACGGCAAGGTGGTCAACGACTTGCCGCCGAAGGACCGCGACATCGCCATGGTGTTCCAGTCCTACGCGCTGTACCCGTCGATGACGGTGCGCGAAAACATCGCGTTCGGCTTGAACGTGAAAAAGGTGCCGAAGGCGGAGCAGGAAGAAATCGTCTCGCGCGTGGCCGAAACGCTGCAGATCACGCACTTGCTGGACCGCCGCCCGGCGCAGCTGTCGGGCGGCCAGCGTCAACGCGTGGCCATGGGCCGCGCCATCTCGCGCAAGCCCTCGCTGTTCCTGTTCGACGAACCGTTGTCGAACCTGGACGCCAAGCTGCGCGTGGAAATGCGCGCCGAGATCAAGCTGCTGCACCAGCGCCTGAAGGCCACCATCGTCTACGTCACGCATGACCAGATCGAGGCGATGACGATGGGCGATCTGATCGCCGTCATGAAGGATGGGGTGGTGCAGCAACTGGGCACGCCGCAGGAAATCTACGACAATCCGGCGAATCTGTTCGTGGCCGGCTTCATCGGCTCGCCGTCGATGAACTTCATCACCGTCAAGCCTGTCATCGAGGGCAACGACGTGTTTGTCGCCATCGAGAATGCGGGCAAGAGCATGCGCCTGGCCTTGCCGTTCGCCGCCGACAAGCTGCGCAGCTATGCGGGCCGCGACGTGATCCTGGGCGTGCGTCCGGAGCAGATCACGGACATGAGCAGCGCGCACGGCGACGTGGGCCAGGAACTCGGTTGCCTGATCGACCTCGTCGAGCCGACCGGCCCCGATACCTTGCTGACGACGCGCCTGAACGGCGCCGCCGTGACTTGCCGCACGCACCCGCGCGAAGCGGTGCTGCCGGGGCAGACCATGCAGCTGTCGTTCAACCTGTCGAAAGCGGCCCTGTTCGACCCGGCCAACGGCGAGCGTATCGCGTAA
- a CDS encoding ParB/Srx family N-terminal domain-containing protein, producing MHAALPRAAAALALSFASMAWSRDAVVAPALSARQQALMSTVAGSAAHPRILQVRLDELHPTQPAIGYDQVYYKLGRYAAEEKHIADIAKPRKFADLCEANGQGDVLPNTANVAGATLAAPPAGYRCKAAVGSRPDDMKTVVIGPRGLVYLTDGHHTFSAFREADGGRNQQLQVWVKVSDNFSALDDAAFWTRMRAENKVWLKNGRNQAITPQQLPPAIGLASLGNDPYRSLVYFTRGIGYEPPEHATEFLEFYWADWLRRMPALDLARVDLRDPVAYANAILLAAQAMAALRPGDSVSGGKSARELGALREVNREAFDELIGDKGKLRHAIAYKKSLAQ from the coding sequence ATGCACGCCGCACTTCCCCGGGCCGCCGCCGCGCTGGCCCTGTCTTTCGCCAGCATGGCATGGTCCCGCGATGCCGTCGTCGCGCCCGCCCTCAGCGCGCGCCAGCAGGCGCTGATGTCCACCGTGGCGGGCAGCGCCGCCCATCCGCGCATCCTGCAGGTGCGCCTCGATGAACTGCATCCGACCCAACCGGCCATCGGCTACGACCAGGTGTACTACAAGCTGGGACGCTATGCGGCCGAAGAAAAACACATCGCGGACATCGCCAAGCCCAGGAAATTTGCCGACCTGTGCGAGGCCAATGGCCAGGGCGACGTCTTGCCCAACACGGCCAACGTGGCCGGCGCCACCCTGGCCGCGCCGCCGGCCGGCTACCGCTGCAAGGCGGCCGTGGGCAGCCGCCCGGACGACATGAAGACCGTCGTCATCGGCCCGCGCGGCCTCGTGTACCTGACCGATGGCCACCACACGTTTTCCGCCTTCCGGGAAGCCGATGGCGGACGCAATCAGCAATTGCAGGTCTGGGTCAAGGTCAGCGACAATTTCAGCGCGCTGGACGACGCGGCCTTCTGGACCCGCATGCGCGCGGAAAACAAGGTCTGGCTGAAGAACGGCCGCAACCAGGCCATCACGCCGCAGCAGCTGCCGCCCGCCATCGGTCTCGCATCGCTGGGCAACGACCCGTACCGCTCGCTCGTCTACTTTACGCGCGGGATCGGCTACGAGCCGCCGGAGCACGCCACGGAATTTCTCGAGTTTTACTGGGCCGACTGGCTGCGCCGCATGCCCGCGCTGGACCTGGCGCGTGTCGACCTGCGCGATCCGGTCGCGTATGCCAATGCGATCCTGCTGGCCGCGCAGGCAATGGCGGCGCTGCGGCCCGGCGACAGCGTCAGCGGCGGCAAGAGCGCGCGCGAACTGGGCGCCCTGCGGGAAGTCAACCGGGAAGCGTTCGATGAGCTGATCGGCGACAAGGGCAAGCTGCGCCACGCCATCGCCTATAAAAAATCGCTGGCGCAATAA
- a CDS encoding maltoporin, which yields MQHPIKTSLALACTMLLACGAAHASDAEGEYHGYFRAGLGSSTDSRGPQSCYGLGGNTMRYRLGNECDTYGEFEYQKEMAKSPNGVSFVGHIMVAAYTPSSAVSDSDLSMSKMYVEAKNIPTLNGGTAWIGKRYYMRPDIHMLDLQYINMNGTGGGIDQYKLGPGRISYGFFKDNDKPGNSAIRQNLVYQGIPVNQDGTLEVLTTLITPDKKDSTSHSGWQATVLHKQDKVWGGANTFGIQYGVGPGTGAGGQCCDRMGTTGSIRNGSDVTRLRIFNSLWIQPTPEWSAEMVAIVQRDKSNVSGGSSTWTTVGVRPVYAVNDNFKLQFELGTDRVTSPTGGAAQRLTKLTFAPTLTAGKGYWSRPELRAFVTYGKWNDAATAAVNKANESGPVYGNATSGTSFGLQVETWF from the coding sequence ATGCAACACCCGATCAAGACCTCGCTGGCCCTCGCCTGCACCATGCTGCTGGCCTGCGGCGCCGCCCACGCCAGCGATGCCGAAGGCGAATACCACGGCTACTTCCGCGCCGGCCTCGGCTCGAGCACGGACAGCCGCGGCCCGCAAAGCTGCTACGGCCTGGGCGGCAACACCATGCGCTACCGGCTCGGCAACGAATGCGACACCTATGGCGAATTCGAATACCAGAAGGAAATGGCCAAGTCGCCCAACGGCGTCAGCTTCGTCGGCCATATCATGGTGGCAGCCTACACGCCCAGCTCCGCCGTCAGCGATTCGGACCTGAGCATGTCGAAGATGTACGTGGAAGCGAAAAACATACCCACGCTCAACGGCGGCACGGCCTGGATCGGCAAGCGCTACTACATGCGTCCCGACATCCACATGCTGGACTTGCAATACATCAATATGAACGGCACGGGCGGCGGCATCGACCAGTACAAGCTGGGACCGGGCCGCATCAGCTATGGCTTCTTCAAGGATAACGACAAGCCCGGCAACTCGGCCATCCGGCAAAACCTCGTCTACCAGGGCATCCCCGTCAACCAGGATGGCACGCTGGAAGTACTGACCACCCTCATCACGCCCGACAAGAAGGACAGCACCTCGCACAGCGGCTGGCAGGCCACCGTGCTGCACAAGCAGGATAAAGTGTGGGGCGGCGCCAACACCTTCGGCATCCAGTACGGCGTCGGGCCGGGCACGGGCGCCGGCGGCCAGTGCTGCGACCGCATGGGCACCACGGGCTCGATCCGCAACGGCAGCGACGTCACGCGCCTGCGCATCTTCAATTCGCTGTGGATACAGCCGACGCCCGAGTGGAGCGCGGAAATGGTGGCCATCGTGCAGCGCGACAAGTCCAACGTCTCGGGCGGCAGCTCGACCTGGACCACCGTGGGCGTGCGCCCCGTGTATGCCGTCAACGACAACTTCAAGCTGCAGTTCGAGCTGGGCACGGACCGCGTGACCTCGCCCACGGGCGGCGCCGCCCAGCGCCTGACCAAGCTGACCTTCGCGCCCACCCTGACGGCGGGCAAGGGTTACTGGTCGCGTCCCGAGTTGCGCGCCTTCGTCACCTACGGCAAATGGAACGACGCCGCCACGGCCGCCGTCAACAAGGCCAACGAGTCCGGTCCCGTATACGGCAACGCCACCAGCGGCACCTCATTCGGCCTGCAAGTGGAGACGTGGTTTTAA
- a CDS encoding ABC transporter ATP-binding protein codes for MAHVSLQQLSKSYDGRTNVLAGIDLDIRDGEFVVLVGPSGCGKSTLLRMLCGLESISHGTLSIGGKVVNDLPPAERGIAMVFQSYALYPHMSVFRNMAFGLKIAGAGKDDIARRVRHAAAILKIDHLLERLPRELSGGQRQRVAIGRAIVREPQLFLFDEPLSNLDAALRVQTRLEIAKLHRQLNATIVYVTHDQVEAMTLGDKIVVMHGGHIQQAGTPLELYQQPANRFVAGFIGAPMMNFFEGTVIAAEEDGVRVALASGQEITALVDPAGLRAGDAVTAGLRAEHILENGGGSARFQGVVSLVEHLGEANFIYLSLDNGQELVIRGDGNNRVPLGQPFTVSAASSAFHLFDAQGVARTRRQPGNLISSKQNLAA; via the coding sequence ATGGCCCATGTAAGCCTGCAACAACTGAGCAAATCCTACGACGGCCGCACGAACGTGCTGGCCGGCATCGACCTCGACATCCGCGACGGTGAATTCGTCGTGCTGGTGGGCCCTTCAGGCTGCGGCAAATCGACCTTGCTGCGCATGCTGTGCGGTCTGGAAAGCATTTCGCACGGCACCCTCTCCATCGGCGGCAAGGTCGTCAACGACCTGCCGCCCGCCGAGCGGGGCATCGCCATGGTCTTCCAGAGCTATGCGCTGTATCCGCACATGAGCGTATTCCGCAACATGGCGTTCGGCCTGAAGATCGCCGGCGCCGGCAAGGATGACATCGCCCGGCGCGTGCGCCACGCGGCCGCCATCCTGAAGATCGACCATCTGCTCGAGCGCCTGCCGCGCGAACTGTCGGGCGGCCAGCGCCAGAGGGTGGCCATCGGCCGCGCCATCGTGCGCGAGCCGCAGCTGTTCCTGTTCGACGAGCCGCTGTCGAACCTCGACGCGGCCCTGCGCGTGCAGACGCGGCTGGAAATCGCCAAGCTGCACCGCCAGCTGAACGCCACCATCGTGTATGTGACGCACGACCAGGTCGAGGCGATGACCCTGGGCGACAAGATCGTCGTCATGCATGGCGGCCATATCCAGCAGGCGGGCACACCGCTGGAGCTATACCAGCAGCCGGCGAACCGCTTCGTGGCCGGCTTCATCGGCGCGCCCATGATGAATTTCTTCGAGGGCACAGTCATTGCGGCCGAGGAAGATGGCGTGCGCGTGGCCCTGGCCAGCGGCCAGGAAATCACGGCCCTCGTCGATCCGGCCGGCCTGCGGGCGGGCGACGCCGTCACGGCGGGCCTGCGGGCCGAACATATCCTGGAAAACGGCGGCGGCAGCGCCCGCTTCCAGGGCGTCGTCAGCCTGGTGGAACACCTGGGCGAGGCCAATTTCATCTACCTGAGCCTGGACAACGGCCAGGAACTGGTGATACGCGGCGACGGCAACAACCGCGTGCCGCTGGGCCAGCCATTCACGGTCTCGGCCGCCAGCAGCGCCTTCCATCTGTTCGACGCGCAGGGCGTGGCGCGCACGCGGCGCCAGCCCGGCAACCTGATTTCCTCGAAACAGAATCTGGCCGCCTGA
- a CDS encoding carbohydrate ABC transporter permease, giving the protein MRNVSTRPLGRAAVHVILAGYTLIALFPIVLILINSVKTRAAIFDNPLALPTPATFSLVGFHKVLANSDFLLYFGNSLFVTLLSLLLIVLFGAMAAWALSEYTFTGNRLLTLYLALGIMIPIRLGTVSILELVVRLDLINTLTALVLVYTAQGLPLAVMILSEFVRQVPRELKDAARCDGVGEFAIFFQVILPLIRPAIATVAVFTMIPAWNDLWFPLILAPSDRTKTVTLGVQQFIGQYVTDWNSVLAALSLAVIPVLVMYVIFSRQLIRGLTSGAVK; this is encoded by the coding sequence ATGCGCAACGTTTCCACTCGCCCCCTGGGCCGCGCCGCCGTGCACGTGATCCTGGCCGGCTACACCCTGATCGCGCTGTTCCCCATCGTCTTGATCCTGATCAACTCGGTCAAGACGCGGGCCGCCATCTTCGACAATCCGCTGGCCCTGCCCACGCCCGCCACCTTTTCCCTCGTGGGCTTTCACAAGGTGCTGGCCAATTCGGACTTCCTGCTGTATTTCGGCAACAGCCTGTTCGTCACCCTGCTGTCGCTGCTGCTGATCGTCCTGTTCGGCGCCATGGCGGCCTGGGCACTGTCCGAATACACGTTCACGGGCAACCGCCTGCTGACCCTGTACCTGGCGCTGGGCATCATGATCCCCATCCGCCTGGGCACGGTGTCCATCCTGGAACTGGTGGTGCGGCTCGACCTGATCAATACCCTGACGGCGCTGGTGCTCGTGTACACGGCGCAGGGCTTGCCGCTGGCCGTGATGATCCTGTCCGAATTCGTGCGCCAGGTGCCGCGCGAACTGAAGGATGCGGCGCGCTGCGACGGCGTGGGCGAATTCGCCATCTTCTTCCAGGTAATCCTGCCCCTGATCCGCCCCGCCATCGCCACGGTGGCCGTATTCACCATGATTCCCGCCTGGAACGACCTGTGGTTCCCGCTGATCCTGGCGCCGTCGGACCGCACCAAGACCGTCACCCTGGGCGTACAGCAATTCATCGGGCAATACGTGACGGACTGGAACTCCGTGCTGGCGGCGCTGTCGCTGGCCGTCATTCCCGTGCTCGTCATGTACGTCATTTTCTCTCGTCAACTGATCCGCGGCCTGACATCCGGCGCGGTCAAATAA
- a CDS encoding carbohydrate ABC transporter permease, with the protein MKKAFPWHVAVFLAPALLIYSLFSALPLADTLRLGLYTTDEGGRHHFAGLANYATILFDPQWSQSFWNAMWNNCKFFLIHMLLQNPIGLLLATLFSLKGLKGERSYRTLIFLPTLLSVVIIGFIWQLILSPLWGVGQSLMDGVGIGSYFAPWLGQESTALLTIALISVWQYIGIPMMLIYAALLAVPEEIIEAAHAEGASAMRIFWQIKLPLIWPTLGLVTILTFVANFNAFDLVYSVKGALAGPNYATDILGTFFYRTFFGYQAQLGSPTMGAAVATMMFVVILAGVGVYFFFVQRKLTRYEL; encoded by the coding sequence GTGAAGAAAGCTTTCCCGTGGCACGTGGCCGTGTTCCTGGCGCCGGCGCTGCTCATCTACTCGCTGTTCAGCGCCCTGCCCCTGGCCGATACCCTGCGCCTGGGCCTGTACACGACCGATGAGGGCGGCCGCCATCATTTTGCCGGTCTGGCCAATTACGCCACCATCCTGTTCGACCCGCAATGGTCGCAAAGTTTCTGGAATGCGATGTGGAACAACTGCAAGTTTTTTCTCATCCACATGCTGCTGCAAAATCCCATCGGCCTGCTGCTGGCCACCCTCTTCAGCCTCAAGGGGCTGAAGGGCGAGCGCAGCTACCGCACCCTGATCTTCCTGCCCACCTTATTGTCCGTGGTGATCATCGGCTTCATCTGGCAGCTGATCCTGTCGCCGCTGTGGGGCGTGGGCCAGTCGCTGATGGACGGCGTGGGCATCGGCAGCTATTTCGCGCCATGGCTGGGCCAGGAATCGACGGCCCTGCTGACCATCGCGCTCATTTCTGTTTGGCAATACATCGGCATTCCCATGATGCTGATCTATGCGGCCCTGCTGGCCGTGCCCGAGGAAATCATCGAGGCGGCCCACGCGGAAGGCGCCAGCGCCATGCGCATCTTCTGGCAAATCAAGCTGCCGCTGATCTGGCCCACCCTGGGACTGGTGACCATCCTGACGTTTGTCGCCAACTTCAATGCCTTCGACCTCGTGTACTCCGTGAAAGGCGCGCTGGCGGGGCCGAACTACGCCACCGACATCCTCGGCACCTTCTTCTACCGCACCTTCTTCGGTTACCAGGCCCAGCTGGGCAGCCCCACCATGGGCGCGGCCGTGGCCACCATGATGTTCGTCGTCATCCTCGCGGGCGTGGGCGTGTATTTCTTTTTCGTGCAGCGCAAGCTGACACGCTACGAACTGTAA
- a CDS encoding ABC transporter substrate-binding protein, with product MRLHAQGGVAARNTLLALLLASGTAQAGTLTIESWRVDDKTLWETVLIPAFQKKHPGIEIKFSPTAPTEYDSTLNARLSGGTAGDLLACRPFDVSLALYKRGQLEKLDGKAGMENFPASAKVAWQTDDGKDTFCMPIASVMHGFLYNKKIFRELKLQPPATEEEFFKVLETVKKSGKYAPLALGTADQWEANQVVFTSIGANYWKGEDGRKALIAGKARFTDPQFVAAWEYEARLGSYLSKGASAQTYGDSQNQFALGKAAIYPSGSWDIAYFKQDPELELGAFNPPVRKAGDKCYISDHTDIGMSVNKKSKNKEDAYKFLAWLGSQEFADIYTNKVTGFFSLSNHLISIKDPVAKQMNGWRASCASTIRLNAQILNRGEPSMENELWNVNAQVLNGKLAPKDAARQIQAGFAKWYKPQQ from the coding sequence ATGCGATTGCATGCACAAGGCGGCGTGGCCGCGCGCAACACATTGCTGGCCCTGCTGCTGGCCAGCGGCACGGCGCAAGCGGGCACGCTCACCATCGAAAGCTGGCGCGTGGACGACAAGACCCTGTGGGAAACGGTGCTCATCCCCGCCTTCCAGAAAAAGCATCCGGGCATCGAGATCAAGTTTTCGCCCACCGCCCCCACCGAATACGATTCCACGCTGAACGCGCGCCTGAGCGGCGGCACGGCCGGCGACTTGCTCGCTTGCCGCCCGTTCGACGTCTCGCTGGCCCTGTACAAGCGGGGCCAGCTGGAAAAGCTCGACGGCAAGGCCGGCATGGAGAATTTTCCCGCCTCGGCCAAGGTGGCGTGGCAGACGGACGATGGCAAGGACACCTTCTGCATGCCGATCGCCTCCGTCATGCATGGTTTCCTGTACAACAAGAAAATCTTCCGCGAACTGAAACTGCAGCCGCCCGCCACGGAAGAGGAATTCTTCAAGGTGCTCGAAACGGTCAAGAAGAGCGGCAAGTATGCGCCGCTGGCGCTGGGCACGGCCGACCAGTGGGAAGCGAACCAGGTGGTGTTTACCAGCATCGGCGCCAATTACTGGAAGGGCGAGGATGGCCGCAAGGCGCTGATCGCGGGCAAGGCCAGGTTTACCGATCCGCAATTCGTCGCCGCCTGGGAGTATGAAGCCCGGCTGGGCAGCTATCTGTCCAAGGGTGCCAGCGCGCAAACCTATGGCGACAGCCAGAACCAGTTCGCGCTGGGCAAGGCCGCCATCTACCCTTCCGGCTCCTGGGACATCGCCTACTTCAAGCAGGACCCGGAGCTGGAACTGGGCGCCTTCAACCCGCCCGTGCGCAAGGCCGGCGACAAGTGCTATATCTCCGACCACACGGACATCGGCATGAGCGTCAACAAGAAGTCGAAGAACAAGGAAGACGCCTACAAATTCCTCGCCTGGCTCGGTTCGCAGGAATTCGCCGACATCTACACCAACAAGGTGACGGGCTTCTTCTCGCTGTCGAACCATTTGATTTCCATCAAGGATCCGGTGGCCAAGCAGATGAACGGCTGGCGCGCCAGTTGCGCCTCGACCATCCGCCTGAACGCGCAAATCCTCAACCGGGGCGAACCGAGCATGGAAAACGAGCTGTGGAATGTCAACGCCCAGGTCCTGAACGGCAAGCTGGCGCCGAAAGACGCGGCGCGTCAGATCCAGGCCGGCTTTGCCAAGTGGTACAAGCCGCAGCAGTAA